A DNA window from Sphingomonas profundi contains the following coding sequences:
- the ureG gene encoding urease accessory protein UreG — translation MNHHSTHNGPLRVGIGGPVGSGKTALTDRLCKAMRDRYDVAAITNDIYTREDAEFLTRSGALVPERIMGVETGGCPHTAIREDASINLAAVDEMVDRFPSLELIFIESGGDNLAATFSPELADITIYVIDVSAGDKIPRKGGPGITRSDLLVINKIDLAPLVGASLEVMDRDARRMRGERPFLFTNLKEAVGLPAIVDFIVVAGGLKAV, via the coding sequence ATGAACCACCATAGCACGCACAACGGCCCGCTGCGCGTCGGCATCGGCGGGCCGGTCGGCTCGGGCAAGACGGCGCTGACCGACCGGCTCTGCAAGGCCATGCGCGACCGCTACGACGTCGCCGCGATCACCAACGACATCTACACCCGCGAGGATGCCGAGTTCCTCACCCGATCGGGCGCGCTGGTGCCGGAGCGGATCATGGGCGTGGAGACCGGCGGCTGCCCGCACACCGCCATCCGCGAGGATGCCAGCATCAACCTGGCCGCGGTGGACGAGATGGTCGATCGCTTCCCCAGCCTGGAGCTGATCTTCATCGAGAGCGGCGGCGACAATCTGGCCGCCACCTTCTCGCCGGAGCTGGCCGACATCACGATCTACGTGATCGACGTGTCCGCCGGCGACAAGATCCCGCGCAAGGGCGGCCCCGGCATCACCCGATCGGACCTGCTCGTCATCAACAAGATCGATCTCGCGCCGCTGGTCGGCGCCTCGCTGGAGGTGATGGACCGCGACGCGCGCCGGATGCGGGGCGAACGGCCGTTCCTGTTCACCAATCTGAAGGAGGCGGTGGGGCTCCCCGCCATCGTCGATTTCATCGTCGTGGCCGGCGGATTGAAAGCCGTATGA
- a CDS encoding ATP-binding protein gives MAPGQHIIRERRQYNKWAASQTMEDYALRFTARRARRWSYLRIAGTAIGATSFLACEAIGGTITLAYGFANAAAAIAAAIALMFAVGLPIAYHAAREGLDVDLLTRGAGFGYLGSTITSLIYASFTFLLFAIEASILSVALEMAFGIPIAFAHILSSLVVIPIALYGMSLINRMQTVTTPLWLLLQLAPIGYILFAAGEDMAAWTRFSGRLGAADGSVDLLLFGLALSTLLSLLPQIGEQADYLRFLPEKKPGRDARWWAAMLSGGPGWVAIGGVKLLLGSFLALFALSHGGTIERAASPTDMFYVVFRQMVPGEAAALALTGLLVLVCQMKINVTNAYAGSIAWSNFFSRLTHAHPGRVVWLVFNVLLALLLMEIGIIRVIEGILILYANLAAGWMGALSADLVISKPLGLSPRHIEFKRAHLYDINPVGVGAMGLSILVSTVALAGLLGPLAHAFSPLLGMAVAFVAAPAIALATRGRFYIARAPGGLPEGQGDLVCTICENAFERNDMAHCPAYQAPICSLCCTLETRCRDMCKTDSRVAEQATHLLARMLPPAIVHGVRSTVGSFVALQTLFTLVIGTILYLIYVQFGAMVPDARGVVETTLWVVFFALLLLSGIAACLIVLAHDSRRAAERDTAHQTAKLVEEIAAHTRTDAELQKAREVAENANLAKSRYLVGVSHEIRSPLNAIYGYAQLLERRSPIAAEEAGRVIRRSSEHLTNLVDGLLDISRIESGVIRLSSDTVPLPAFLDQIADMFRMQAEAKGIEFRYTRPERMPAFVRTDEKRLRQILINLLSNAVKYTKAGHASLTVRFRSQVAEFEIADTGLGIQREDLERIFEPFDRGGSDAARAQPGVGLGLAITRVLVQIMGGDVSVTSTPGVGSRFALRLMLAEPREPPVATVRARAIAGYEGRRRTILLIDDDPLQLSVLQSLLRPLDFIVYAASTGAEGIDLAARCQPDIVLLDIQMPGLSGWETAAALRRAHGEAVRIVMVSANAHEFSRGGDGRADHDGFVMKPVALELLLDVLAQHLGLAWVTAPGEETGRATGEDGAEAALADAGPYVSELRRLGRIGHIRGIEAKLDEMEAALPDSRSLAERLRGRVKAFDLKAYLKMLEDRARG, from the coding sequence ATGGCGCCGGGCCAGCACATCATCCGCGAGCGGCGCCAGTACAACAAGTGGGCGGCCAGCCAGACGATGGAGGATTATGCCCTGCGCTTCACCGCGCGCCGGGCGCGGCGGTGGAGCTACCTGCGGATCGCCGGCACCGCGATCGGCGCGACCAGCTTCCTGGCCTGCGAGGCGATCGGCGGCACGATCACGCTGGCCTACGGCTTCGCCAACGCCGCCGCCGCCATCGCCGCCGCCATCGCGCTGATGTTCGCGGTGGGCCTGCCGATCGCCTACCATGCCGCGCGCGAGGGGCTGGACGTGGACCTGCTGACGCGCGGCGCCGGCTTCGGCTATCTCGGCTCGACGATCACGTCGCTGATCTACGCCAGTTTCACCTTCCTGCTGTTCGCGATCGAGGCCTCCATCCTGTCCGTGGCGCTGGAGATGGCGTTCGGCATCCCGATCGCCTTCGCCCATATCCTGAGCTCGCTGGTGGTGATCCCCATCGCGCTCTACGGCATGAGCCTCATCAACCGCATGCAGACGGTAACGACGCCGCTGTGGCTGCTGCTGCAACTGGCGCCGATTGGCTACATCCTGTTCGCCGCAGGCGAGGACATGGCGGCTTGGACGCGCTTCTCCGGCCGGCTGGGCGCCGCCGACGGATCGGTCGACCTGCTGCTGTTCGGCCTCGCTTTGTCCACCCTGCTGTCGCTGCTGCCGCAGATCGGCGAGCAGGCGGATTATCTGCGCTTCCTGCCCGAGAAGAAGCCCGGCCGCGATGCGCGGTGGTGGGCGGCGATGCTGTCCGGCGGGCCGGGCTGGGTGGCGATCGGCGGGGTGAAGCTGCTGCTGGGCTCGTTCCTTGCGCTCTTCGCGCTGAGCCACGGCGGCACGATCGAGCGGGCGGCGAGCCCCACCGACATGTTCTACGTCGTCTTCCGCCAGATGGTGCCGGGCGAGGCGGCGGCGCTGGCGCTCACCGGCCTGCTGGTGCTGGTCTGCCAAATGAAGATCAACGTGACGAACGCCTATGCAGGATCGATCGCCTGGTCGAACTTCTTCTCGCGGCTGACGCACGCCCATCCGGGCCGGGTGGTGTGGCTGGTGTTCAACGTGCTGCTGGCGCTGCTGCTGATGGAGATCGGCATCATCCGCGTGATCGAGGGCATCCTGATCCTTTACGCCAATCTCGCCGCCGGCTGGATGGGCGCGCTCTCGGCCGATCTCGTGATCTCGAAGCCGCTCGGCCTCAGCCCGCGCCACATAGAGTTCAAGCGCGCCCATCTCTACGACATCAATCCGGTCGGCGTCGGCGCGATGGGGCTGTCGATCCTCGTCTCCACGGTGGCGCTGGCCGGGCTGCTCGGGCCGCTGGCCCACGCCTTCTCGCCGCTGCTGGGGATGGCCGTCGCCTTCGTCGCGGCGCCGGCGATCGCGCTCGCCACGCGCGGCCGCTTCTACATCGCGCGTGCGCCGGGCGGGCTGCCGGAAGGGCAGGGCGATCTCGTCTGTACAATCTGCGAGAATGCGTTCGAACGCAACGACATGGCCCATTGCCCGGCCTATCAGGCGCCGATCTGCTCGCTCTGCTGCACGCTGGAGACGCGCTGCCGCGACATGTGCAAGACGGACAGCCGGGTCGCCGAGCAGGCGACGCACCTGCTGGCCCGCATGCTGCCGCCCGCGATCGTCCACGGCGTGCGATCGACGGTCGGCAGCTTCGTCGCCCTGCAGACCCTGTTCACGCTGGTGATCGGCACGATCCTGTACCTCATCTACGTGCAGTTCGGCGCGATGGTGCCCGATGCGCGCGGGGTGGTGGAGACGACGCTGTGGGTGGTGTTCTTCGCGCTGCTGCTGCTCTCCGGCATCGCCGCCTGCCTGATCGTGCTGGCGCATGACAGCAGGCGCGCCGCCGAGCGCGACACCGCGCACCAGACCGCCAAGCTGGTCGAGGAGATCGCCGCCCACACCCGCACCGACGCCGAACTGCAGAAGGCGCGCGAGGTGGCGGAGAACGCCAATCTGGCCAAGAGCCGCTATCTGGTGGGCGTCAGCCACGAGATACGCAGTCCGCTGAACGCGATCTACGGCTATGCCCAGCTGCTGGAGCGCCGCAGCCCGATCGCGGCGGAAGAGGCGGGGCGCGTGATCCGCCGCTCGTCCGAGCATCTGACCAACCTCGTCGACGGCCTGCTCGACATCTCGCGGATCGAGAGCGGGGTGATCCGGCTGAGCTCGGACACGGTGCCGCTGCCCGCCTTCCTCGATCAGATCGCCGACATGTTCCGCATGCAGGCCGAGGCCAAGGGCATCGAGTTCCGCTATACGCGGCCCGAGCGGATGCCCGCCTTCGTCCGCACCGACGAGAAGAGGCTGCGGCAGATCCTGATAAACCTGCTGTCCAATGCGGTGAAATACACCAAGGCGGGCCACGCCTCCCTCACCGTGCGGTTCCGCAGCCAGGTGGCGGAGTTTGAGATCGCCGACACCGGCCTCGGCATCCAGCGCGAGGATCTGGAACGCATCTTCGAGCCGTTCGATCGCGGCGGATCGGATGCGGCGCGGGCGCAGCCGGGCGTGGGCCTGGGCCTCGCGATCACCCGCGTGCTGGTGCAGATCATGGGCGGCGACGTCTCCGTCACCAGCACGCCGGGCGTCGGCAGCCGCTTCGCCCTGCGGCTGATGCTGGCCGAGCCGCGCGAGCCGCCCGTCGCCACCGTGCGCGCCCGCGCGATCGCCGGCTATGAGGGCCGCCGCCGCACGATCCTGCTGATCGACGACGATCCGCTGCAGCTAAGCGTGCTGCAGAGCCTGCTGCGGCCGCTCGACTTCATCGTCTACGCCGCCTCGACCGGCGCCGAGGGCATCGATCTGGCCGCGCGGTGCCAGCCCGACATCGTGCTGCTCGACATCCAGATGCCGGGCCTGTCCGGCTGGGAGACGGCGGCGGCGCTGCGCCGCGCCCATGGCGAGGCGGTGCGCATCGTGATGGTCTCGGCCAACGCGCACGAGTTCAGCAGGGGCGGGGACGGGCGCGCCGACCATGACGGCTTCGTGATGAAGCCCGTGGCGCTGGAGCTGCTGCTGGACGTGCTGGCCCAGCATCTCGGCCTGGCGTGGGTGACGGCGCCGGGCGAGGAGACGGGCCGGGCCACGGGCGAGGATGGCGCGGAGGCGGCGCTCGCCGATGCGGGGCCGTATGTCAGCGAGCTGCGCCGGCTGGGGCGGATCGGCCACATTCGCGGCATAGAGGCCAAGCTCGACGAGATGGAGGCGGCGCTGCCCGACAGTCGCAGCCTGGCCGAGCGGCTGCGCGGCCGGGTGAAGGCGTTCGACCTCAAGGCCTATCTGAAGATGCTGGAAGATCGTGCCCGTGGCTAA
- a CDS encoding DNA-binding response regulator, whose protein sequence is MLVVDDTPDSLRFLTDTLEGAGMTVLIATDGEAALELLEHVTPDIVLMDAMMPGLDGFATTRRIKQDPRFAQAPIIFMTGLTETEHVVHGFAAGGVDYVHKPIVVEELIARIRVHLANARVAQGSHVALDASGRLLLAVDAAGNLLWSTPRADEVLGRLVPDWRRPALPAAIAAAVRRIQAADADTATARVDVGGSRLEFVLLNRAGPDEWLIRLTEAREGDDERILAARHVLTSREAEVLLWVSRGKPNREISEILGISPRTVNKHLEQVFEKLGVENRASAAAIAVRTLAG, encoded by the coding sequence GTGCTGGTGGTGGACGACACGCCCGATTCGCTGCGCTTCCTGACGGACACGCTGGAGGGCGCCGGCATGACCGTGCTGATCGCGACCGACGGCGAGGCGGCGCTGGAGCTGCTGGAGCACGTGACCCCCGACATCGTGCTGATGGACGCGATGATGCCGGGGCTGGACGGCTTCGCCACCACCCGTCGGATCAAGCAGGATCCGCGCTTCGCGCAAGCGCCGATCATCTTCATGACCGGGCTGACCGAGACCGAGCATGTCGTCCACGGCTTCGCCGCCGGCGGCGTCGACTATGTCCACAAGCCGATCGTGGTGGAGGAGCTGATCGCGCGCATCCGCGTCCACCTCGCCAACGCGCGGGTGGCGCAGGGATCGCACGTGGCGCTCGATGCCTCGGGCCGTCTGCTGCTGGCGGTGGACGCCGCCGGCAACCTGCTGTGGAGCACGCCACGTGCCGACGAGGTGCTCGGCCGGCTCGTTCCCGACTGGCGCCGCCCGGCGCTGCCGGCGGCGATCGCGGCGGCGGTGCGGCGCATCCAGGCCGCCGATGCCGACACCGCGACCGCGCGGGTGGACGTGGGCGGCAGCCGGCTGGAGTTCGTGCTGCTGAACCGCGCCGGCCCGGACGAGTGGCTGATCCGCCTGACCGAAGCGCGCGAGGGCGACGACGAACGCATCCTCGCCGCCCGCCACGTCCTCACCAGCCGCGAGGCGGAAGTGCTGCTGTGGGTGAGCCGGGGCAAGCCCAACCGCGAGATCAGCGAGATCCTCGGCATCTCCCCGCGCACGGTGAACAAGCATCTCGAGCAGGTGTTCGAGAAGCTGGGCGTGGAGAATCGCGCGTCCGCCGCGGCCATCGCCGTGCGGACGCTGGCGGGGTAG